The following are encoded together in the Kwoniella europaea PYCC6329 chromosome 1, complete sequence genome:
- a CDS encoding cytosolic Fe-S cluster assembly factor CFD1: protein MSDSIETPVSRRLSSVKNIIIVLSGKGGVGKSSSSVQLALSLAEPIQPGLDIPEATVHQSSAGWVPVYVDNGKRLGVMSIGFLLKDRGDSVVWRGPKKDGMIRQFLSEVRWGELDYLVIDTPPGTSDEHISLLTHLHPLFTPTLSKPTIPSSILISTPQTTALNDTIKSLSFTRKLQLPVMGLVENMSGYVCPCCNEISYTFGNNTNTEKIFKEQNGVDILGKVPIDTALVGLLDSVSKGELNVDVEQQQQQNGNDRQQHAHFPLLDEYNKTASSTIWRSITEKLVDKIESRKEQIRERLAPSTMN, encoded by the exons ATGTCAGATTCTATCGAGACTCCTGTATCTCGTCGATTATCTTCCGTtaaaaacatcatcatcgttctttCAGGTAAAG GAGGAGTaggtaaatcatcatcctccgtCCAACTAGCTCTATCCCTCGCAGAACCCATCCAACCGG GACTAGACATCCCCGAGGCAACGGTCCATCAAAGTAGTGCAGGCTGGGTACCAGTCTATGTAGATAATGGGAAGAGACTAGGAGTTATGAGTATAGGTTTTTTATTGAAGGATAGAGGTGATAGTGTCGTTTGGAGAGGTCCaaagaaagatggaatgataAGACAGTTCTTAagtgaggtgagatgggGTGAATTGGATTATTTGGTTATTGATACGCCTCCTG GAACATCCGACGAACatatctcccttctcacacatcttcatcccctaTTCACTCCCACGCTCTCAAAACCTACTatcccctcctccatcttAATTTCCACACCTCAAACAACCGCATTGAACGATACCATCAAATCACTATCATTCACTCGTAAACTCCAATTACCAGTGATGGGTCTGGTGGAAAACATGTCGGGATATGTCTGTCCATGTTGTAACGAAATCTCCTATACGTTTGGAAACAATACAAACACGGAGAAAATATTCAAGGAGCAGAATGGGGTTGATATCTTGGGTAAAGTACCGATTGATACGGCCTTGGTGGGGTTATTGGATAGTGTCAGTAAAGGTGAATTAAATGTTGATGtagaacaacaacaacaacaaaatgGAAATGACAGACAACAGCATGCCCATTTCCCATTATTGGATGAATATAACAAAACTGCGAGTTCGACCATATGGAGATCTATCACTGAGAAATTAGTAGATAAGATTGAAAGTAGGAAAGAACAAATCAGGGAGAGGTTGGCACCGTCGACAATGAACTAA
- a CDS encoding histone chaperone ASF1, producing the protein MSIVNIRNIELVNNPAKFDDPYHFRIKFEAIAPLEEDLDWRLIYVGSAKSEEFDQELDNCSVGPIPAGINAFDFQAPAPQHHLLPSTETEEILGVTVIIITASYKEKEFVRVGYYVNTYYEEEEWKENPPPTVQWDKLFRNVLIEKPKVTRFQNPWDTATQASPFDSQSFSNGNGTTAQQQLPPSGGNGNFETFSAPLPPPVQKAAAVGSSSGGEDIEMS; encoded by the exons ATG TCCATC GTGAACATCCGAAATATAGAATTAGTGAATAACCCAGCGAAATTTGACGATCCATATCATTTCAGAATCAAATTCGAGGCTATCGCGCCGTTGGAGGAGG ACCTCGATTGGAGATTGATTTATGTAGGATCGGCGAAATCAGAAGAATTCGATCAAGAGTTGGATAATTGTTCGG TCGGACCTATACCAGCAGGTATAAACGCCTTTGATTTCCAAGCTCCTGcacctcaacatcatctacTACCATCGACCGAGACAGAAGAGATACTAGGCGTAACGGTTATAATCATAACCGCTTCGTATAAGGAGAAAGAATTTGTCAGAGTTGGCTACTATGTGAATACATATtacgaagaggaggaatggaAGGAGAACCCACCACCGACGGTACAGTGGGATAAGTTGTTTAGGAATGTGTTGATTGAGAAACCAAAAGTTACGAG ATTCCAGAACCCATGGGACACAGCCACTCAAGCATCTCCATTCGATTCACAATCATTTTCCAACGGTAATGGTACTACCGCCCAGCAACAACTCCCTCCATCAGGTGGTAACGGTAATTTCGAGACATTCTCAGCACCTTTACCTCCACCTGTTCAGAAAGCCGCAGCGGTCGGGTCTAGTAGTGGTGGGGAAGATATAGAAATGTCGTAG
- a CDS encoding N2,N2-dimethylguanosine tRNA methyltransferase, which produces MSTSTSTNPNPNQTHGSPSEIPYTIPLPEGIPKGHTTHTESTTTIFLPKAGAFLNPVQHYNRDMSVAVIRAWNELRKEELEAKFRKKLAKNGGVSKKQAKKLKQDGVTVDEQSNLPDGAEEVQVKDEQPVAGPSTERKFRAPSINILEALAATGLRSIRYAKEIPNVKYVLANDLSPSACEAMRRNVTFNGVGEDSLPTRKPWQPPVKEDGTSTPVENGEGEVKEESTTADVKVESEETAEVEDGLEPKDKVGRRPGCRGRVKINEGDACAFMYSHRSPVGPTSRVDVVDLDPYGTAAPFIDAAIGCISDGGLLAITCTDLAVLAGQQYPEKCYSNYGGVNVHAEYTHEAALRLVLHSLATCAARYGRYITPLLSFSIDFYVRLFVRINTGPEQVKRLSSKTGVVYTCNFCETSVIQPFGRIVERETAKGVVRESFKTHAGPTAKNGSNCEECGGTMHLGGPLWLGPIQDPEFAKRVMKDIPTQEKEYKTFPRMLGMLSLAAQELPDPFFFTANRVAKCLHMSSMPLNKILSALLNGGYKISRSHAQAGAIKTDAPRSFIFDIMREEAKTTPIRIDKIAEGSPARKLISKPMTHTIDFTPHPDASLERTGKETFYQINPLPNWGPAPRAKSIQVAVPPTTEKRKVDEVDDSKVENKKTKIEDNGFENDVILPQTQEDVIALKVEKEMDEEEMMNLQ; this is translated from the exons ATgtccacatccacatcaaccaacccaaacccaaaccaaaCCCATGGCAGCCCTTCCGAAATCCCCTATACCATCCCTTTACCCGAAGGTATCCCAAAAGGCCATACGACCCATACCGAATCAACCACTACCATCTTCTTACCCAAGGCAGGAGCGTTCTTGAACCCCGTTCAGCACTATAATAGGGATATGAGCGTTGCTGTCATAAGAGCGTGGAACgaattgaggaaagaggagttGGAAGCGAAGTTTAGGAAGAAGTTGGCTAAGAATGGTGGAGTCAGTAAGAAACAGGCCAAGAAGTTGAAACAAGATGGTGTCACTGTAGATGAACAAA GTAACCTGCCTGATGGTGCGGAAGAAGTACAGGTCAAAGATGAACAGCCCGTCGCTGGGCCTTCaacagag CGAAAATTCAGAGCTCCTTCAATTAACATCCTTGAAGCTCTCGCTGCTACTGGATTACGTTCTATCAGGTATGCTAAAGAGATACCCAACGTCAA GTATGTACTCGCAAATGATCTCTCGCCATCAGCATGCGAAGCGATGAGGAGAAATGTAACTTTTAATGGAGTAGGGGAAGATTCCCTCCCGACCAGAAAACCTTGGCAACCACCTgtgaaagaagatggcaCTAGCACACCTGTTGAAAATGGTGAGGgggaagtgaaagaggaaagtaCGACAGCAGACGTCAAAGTAGAGTCAGAGGAAACAgcagaagtggaagatggattggaacCTAAAGATAAGGTTGGTAGAAGACCTGGGTGTAGAGGAAGGGTGAAGATCAATGAAGGTGATGCCTG CGCATTCATGTACTCTCATCGATCACCTGTCGGTCCAACCTCCAGAGTGGATGTAGTAGATCTCGATCCATACGGTACAGCAGCTCCGTTTATCGATGCCGCCATAGGATGTATAtcagatggag GTTTACTCGCTATAACATGTACGGATCTGGCTGTTCTTGCAGGTCAACAGTACCCTGAAAAATG TTACTCGAATTACGGAGGTGTCAACGTCCATGCTGAATATACACATGAAGCTGCCCTTCGACTGGTCCTACATTCACTTGCGACCTGCGCAGCGAGATATGGTCGATATATTACACCTTTGTTATCGTTCTCCATAGATTTCTACGTGAGATTGTTCGTTAGGATCAATACTGGTCCTGAACAGGTTAAGAGATTatccag TAAAACCGGTGTGGTCTACACTTGCAATTTCTGTGAGACATCTGTTATACAACCTTTCGGTAGAATTGTGGAAAGAGAAACTGCAAAAGGTGTTGTGAGGGAGTCATTCAAGACTCATGCGGGACCTACGGCGAAGAATGGATCGAATTGTGAGGAATGTGGTGGGACGAtgcat CTCGGTGGACCACTATGGCTTGGACCAATCCAAGATCCGGAATTCGCCAAGAGGGTAATGAAAGATATTCCAACGCAGGAGAAGGAATACAAGACTTTCCCAAGAATGTTGGGAATGTTATCTTTAGCTGCTCAG GAACTTCCcgatccattcttcttcactgcTAACAGAGTAGCTAAATGCTTACATATGTCGTCCATGCCTCTCAACAagatact GTCTGCACTGTTGAATGGCGGATATAAGATCTCCCGATCTCACGCACAAGCAGGAGCGATCAAGACCGATGCACCTAGATCATTCATATTTGATATCATGAGGGAAGAAGCTAAAACGACTCCTATAAGGATCGATAAGATTGCGGAAGGTAGTCCGGCTAGAAAGTTGATTAGCAAACCTATGAC CCACACGATTGATTTCACTCCTCATCCAGATGCTTCCCTCGAACGAACGGGTAAAGAAACTTTCTACCAGATTAACCCTCTACCTAATTGGGGACCTGCTCCTAGAGCCAAATCGATACAGGTTGCTGTACCCCCCACAACGGAAAAACGAAAAGTggatgaagtcgatgattCAAAGGTGGAGAATAAGAAAACTAAGATCGAAGATAATGgatttgagaatgatgtgATATTACCTCAGACCCAGGAGGATGTCATTGCTTTGAAAGTTGAAAAGgagatggacgaagaagagatgatgaatctaCAGTAA